One Fibrobacter sp. UWB16 DNA window includes the following coding sequences:
- a CDS encoding TIGR02147 family protein, which yields MGEKKLGKKIFEYLDYRDFLKDYYSAKKEANPAFSLRVFSDKIGFKAKDFISRVMNGDKNLSSASIPKVASGLRLGKHETEFFIGLVKFNQADTMEERNAAFEEMQAALKVVRFSEKQHILGHAQYMVYSHWRHLIIRSLIGMFGFDGDYEALAKMVHPHVTADEAKKSVKLLEDCELIKKGDDGKYVLTESAISTGDRTSKLALRGFHQHCLKLAADSIDRDPPGSRHVSGLTLGISQEGYERIVERINAFRKEIALIAEEDKNSDKVFQLQFALFPVGGK from the coding sequence ATGGGCGAAAAGAAACTAGGGAAAAAAATCTTCGAATACCTGGACTACCGGGATTTTTTGAAGGATTATTATAGCGCAAAGAAGGAGGCGAACCCTGCCTTTTCGCTCCGCGTTTTCTCGGATAAAATCGGGTTCAAGGCCAAAGATTTCATCAGTCGCGTGATGAACGGTGACAAGAATCTTTCGAGCGCGAGCATCCCGAAAGTGGCTTCTGGACTTCGCTTGGGTAAGCACGAGACCGAGTTTTTTATTGGGCTTGTGAAGTTCAATCAGGCGGATACGATGGAGGAGCGCAATGCTGCGTTTGAAGAAATGCAGGCGGCGCTCAAGGTGGTGCGCTTTTCCGAGAAACAGCATATTCTCGGGCATGCGCAGTACATGGTGTATTCGCATTGGCGGCACCTGATTATTCGCAGTCTTATCGGCATGTTCGGTTTTGACGGCGATTATGAAGCGCTTGCGAAAATGGTCCACCCGCATGTGACGGCGGACGAGGCAAAAAAATCGGTCAAGTTGCTCGAAGACTGTGAACTTATCAAGAAAGGGGATGACGGCAAATACGTGCTCACCGAGAGCGCGATTAGCACGGGGGACCGCACGTCAAAACTTGCGCTGCGCGGTTTCCACCAGCATTGTCTAAAGCTTGCTGCGGATTCTATTGATCGCGACCCGCCGGGCTCGCGTCATGTTTCTGGGCTTACGCTAGGCATTAGCCAGGAAGGTTACGAACGCATCGTGGAGCGCATCAACGCCTTCCGCAAGGAAATTGCGCTCATCGCCGAAGAAGATAAGAATTCAGATAAAGTTTTTCAGTTGCAATTTGCGCTGTTCCCTGTCGGCGGAAAATAA